Proteins encoded in a region of the Balneola sp. genome:
- a CDS encoding protein tyrosine phosphatase yields MSFCLILIEKLKKNILFICSQNKLRSPTAEQIYSTREDLNVLSAGLNNDAENPVSVDLLTWADSIYVMEKAHLNRLRKKFGEYLKNQKLVSLDIPDIYEFMEPSLIEELAKKLRRFIGNPND; encoded by the coding sequence ATGAGTTTTTGTCTTATTTTGATCGAAAAATTGAAGAAAAACATTCTTTTCATTTGTAGCCAAAACAAGTTACGTAGTCCTACAGCAGAACAAATATACTCTACAAGGGAAGATTTGAACGTATTATCAGCAGGGTTAAATAATGATGCCGAAAACCCTGTTTCAGTCGATCTACTAACATGGGCAGATTCGATTTATGTAATGGAAAAAGCACATTTGAATCGACTGAGAAAAAAGTTTGGAGAATACTTAAAGAATCAAAAGCTTGTAAGCTTAGATATACCTGATATTTACGAATTCATGGAACCTTCACTGATTGAAGAACTGGCAAAAAAGCTTCGTAGATTTATTGGAAACCCAAATGATTGA
- the miaA gene encoding tRNA (adenosine(37)-N6)-dimethylallyltransferase MiaA has product MRIILLGPTASGKTSLSILLAEELGTSIISVDSRQCYKYLDIGTAKPTSEEMERVSHFNISNLELEEEDSAVKFLERAGEWEQEVLDTSEHVIYAGGSTLHLTGLIQPFDNAPDSNAKNIEALNQRIGEEGIEGLFNQLNEVDPDYIPRMDGMNRQRIIRALDVWMQTGKPFSSFHQEASIQPDSKTIVFGLEWEREKLYERINQRVDEMIEQGLVEEVQSILDKGHSKKLQSLQTVGYREVISYLEGDFTREEMIEKIKTNTRRYAKRQLTWFRRWDFINWSNAEKYSAKEHIDQVFKGLESK; this is encoded by the coding sequence TTGCGAATCATTCTACTAGGTCCTACTGCCTCTGGTAAAACCAGTTTATCGATTCTCTTAGCAGAGGAACTAGGCACTTCCATCATCTCGGTAGATTCCAGACAGTGTTATAAATATCTAGACATCGGTACAGCAAAACCAACAAGTGAAGAAATGGAGAGAGTTTCACATTTCAATATTTCAAACCTGGAACTGGAAGAAGAGGACAGTGCAGTAAAATTTCTTGAAAGAGCTGGGGAATGGGAACAAGAAGTTCTGGACACATCAGAGCATGTAATTTATGCAGGGGGAAGTACCCTTCATCTTACAGGATTAATCCAGCCATTTGATAACGCACCTGATTCTAATGCAAAAAACATAGAAGCATTAAACCAACGAATTGGAGAAGAAGGCATAGAGGGTTTATTTAATCAGCTTAACGAAGTTGATCCGGATTACATCCCAAGAATGGATGGAATGAACCGACAACGAATCATTCGCGCATTGGATGTATGGATGCAAACAGGAAAGCCTTTTAGCTCTTTTCATCAGGAGGCTAGTATACAGCCAGATTCAAAAACCATCGTTTTTGGGCTTGAGTGGGAAAGAGAAAAGCTTTATGAACGAATCAACCAAAGAGTAGATGAAATGATTGAACAAGGTTTGGTTGAAGAAGTTCAATCGATATTGGATAAAGGACATTCTAAAAAACTACAGTCTCTGCAAACCGTGGGCTATAGAGAGGTTATCAGTTATCTGGAAGGGGATTTTACCAGAGAAGAGATGATCGAAAAAATCAAAACCAATACCCGGCGCTATGCAAAGCGTCAGCTTACCTGGTTTAGGCGATGGGATTTCATCAATTGGTCAAATGCCGAGAAATACTCTGCAAAAGAGCATATAGACC